The following coding sequences are from one Ramlibacter henchirensis window:
- a CDS encoding aldehyde dehydrogenase has translation MSDLSMLINGLKVTAEKNATFERRNPLDGTVATRAPAASAADAKMAADAAAEAFRTWSETGPSERRGLLLKAAEKLEAKLPQFVEAVAAETGATGMWAGFNVMLAAGMIREAASLTTQISGEVIPSDVPGSLAMGVRQPAGVVLGIAPWNAPIILGVRAIATPLACGNTVILKGSENCPRTHQLIVESFIEAGFPAGVVNYITNAPHEAGMVVEAMVSHPAVRRVNFTGSTRVGRLIAQTCAKYLKPAVLELGGKAPLVILDDADLDDAVNAAAFGCFANSGQICMSTERIIVDEKVADDFVRKFAAKARSLPVGDPRKPEPVVLGSVIGMSTVEHCNALLDDALSKGAKLLCGGKADSTLMPATVLDHVTPQMRIYHEESFGPVKPIVRVRGVEEAIACANDNEYGLSAAVFGRDLARAFNVARRIDSGICHVNAPTVHDEAQMPFGGVKGSGMGRFGGRAGVAEFTELRWITMQTQPRHYPF, from the coding sequence ATGTCCGACCTCTCCATGCTGATCAACGGCTTGAAAGTCACCGCCGAGAAGAATGCGACGTTCGAGCGCCGCAATCCGCTCGACGGCACCGTCGCCACGCGCGCGCCCGCCGCGTCCGCCGCCGACGCGAAGATGGCGGCGGATGCCGCGGCCGAAGCCTTCCGCACCTGGAGCGAGACCGGCCCGAGCGAACGGCGCGGCCTGCTGCTCAAGGCGGCGGAGAAGCTGGAAGCCAAGCTGCCGCAGTTCGTGGAAGCCGTGGCCGCCGAGACCGGCGCCACGGGCATGTGGGCGGGCTTCAACGTGATGCTGGCCGCCGGCATGATCCGCGAGGCGGCTTCGCTGACCACGCAGATCTCCGGCGAGGTGATCCCCTCGGACGTGCCCGGTTCGCTGGCGATGGGCGTGCGGCAGCCGGCCGGGGTGGTGCTGGGGATCGCGCCCTGGAACGCGCCCATCATCCTGGGTGTGCGCGCCATCGCGACGCCGCTGGCCTGCGGCAACACGGTCATCCTCAAGGGCAGCGAGAACTGCCCGCGCACGCACCAGCTGATCGTCGAATCGTTCATCGAGGCCGGGTTTCCCGCGGGGGTCGTCAACTACATCACCAACGCGCCGCACGAGGCCGGCATGGTGGTCGAAGCCATGGTGTCGCACCCGGCGGTGCGCCGCGTCAACTTCACAGGGTCGACCCGCGTCGGCAGGCTGATCGCGCAGACCTGTGCCAAGTACCTCAAGCCCGCGGTGCTGGAGCTGGGCGGCAAGGCGCCGCTGGTGATCCTGGACGACGCCGACCTGGACGACGCGGTCAACGCGGCCGCCTTCGGCTGCTTCGCCAACAGTGGCCAGATCTGCATGAGCACGGAACGCATCATCGTCGACGAGAAAGTGGCCGACGATTTCGTCCGCAAGTTCGCGGCCAAGGCCAGGTCGCTGCCGGTCGGCGATCCGCGCAAGCCCGAGCCGGTGGTGCTGGGCAGCGTCATCGGCATGAGCACTGTGGAGCACTGCAACGCGCTGCTGGACGACGCCTTGTCCAAGGGCGCCAAGCTCCTGTGCGGCGGCAAGGCCGACAGCACCCTGATGCCCGCCACGGTGCTGGACCACGTGACGCCGCAGATGCGCATCTATCACGAGGAAAGCTTCGGACCGGTCAAGCCGATCGTGCGCGTGCGCGGCGTGGAGGAAGCGATCGCCTGCGCGAACGACAACGAGTACGGCTTGTCGGCGGCGGTGTTCGGGCGCGACCTGGCGCGCGCGTTCAACGTCGCGCGACGCATCGACTCGGGGATTTGCCACGTCAATGCACCCACGGTGCACGACGAGGCGCAGATGCCGTTCGGTGGCGTGAAGGGCAGCGGGATGGGAAGGTTCGGCGGGCGAGCGGGAGTCGCGGAGTTCACCGAGCTGCGCTGGATCACGATGCAGACGCAGCCGCGGCACTATCCGTTTTGA
- a CDS encoding ABC transporter ATP-binding protein codes for MMWWREMAFEHGAAARRAHLKVRGLSAGYGAFPVLRDLAFEARPGLTVILGPNGAGKTTLLRALNGLIPRKGEVLLDGDDLPEKTHEIVRGGVVLVPEGRQLFPQLTVLENLELGGWLVPKSERSARIEQVLADFPKLRERSGQLAGTMSGGEQQMVAVARAMVSSPRLLMLDEPSLGLAPRMVDELLAIARRIADSGTTVLMVEQNVKKALAVADRGYVLERGTLVASGPAKLLARSTVIRETYLGAQSSETTTAARAARDAVRDPNAARPEPVEAPRQARPERIS; via the coding sequence ATGATGTGGTGGCGCGAGATGGCTTTCGAGCACGGCGCCGCCGCGCGCCGTGCCCACCTGAAGGTGCGCGGCCTGTCCGCCGGGTACGGCGCGTTCCCCGTGTTGCGGGACCTCGCCTTCGAAGCCCGGCCGGGGCTGACGGTGATCCTGGGCCCGAACGGCGCGGGCAAGACGACGCTGCTGCGCGCGCTCAACGGCCTGATCCCGCGCAAGGGCGAAGTGCTGCTGGACGGCGACGACCTGCCGGAGAAGACGCACGAGATCGTGCGCGGCGGCGTGGTCCTGGTGCCGGAAGGGCGCCAGCTGTTTCCGCAGCTCACCGTGCTGGAGAACCTGGAGCTCGGTGGCTGGCTGGTCCCGAAGTCCGAGCGGTCCGCGCGCATCGAGCAGGTGCTGGCCGACTTCCCGAAGCTGCGCGAACGCTCGGGCCAGCTGGCCGGCACCATGAGCGGCGGCGAACAGCAGATGGTCGCCGTGGCGCGCGCAATGGTCAGCTCGCCGCGGTTGCTGATGCTCGATGAACCGTCGCTCGGGCTGGCGCCGCGCATGGTCGACGAACTGCTGGCGATCGCGCGGCGCATCGCCGACAGCGGCACGACGGTGCTGATGGTCGAGCAGAACGTCAAGAAAGCCCTCGCCGTCGCCGACCGCGGCTACGTGCTGGAGCGCGGTACGCTGGTCGCCAGCGGGCCGGCGAAGCTGCTCGCCCGCTCCACGGTGATCCGCGAAACCTACCTCGGCGCGCAGAGCAGCGAGACCACCACCGCGGCACGGGCCGCTCGAGACGCGGTTCGAGATCCCAACGCCGCTCGCCCGGAGCCTGTCGAAGCGCCTCGACAAGCCCGGCCCGAACGCATTTCCTGA
- a CDS encoding ABC transporter ATP-binding protein: MGRPGAAARIVLDARDVTVRFGGLVAVDAVSATFRAGELVGIIGPNGAGKTTFFNAISGVQAPTSGRMVVLGDDLTGKGPHRYAAHGLARTFQTPRVFADMPVAANIAFGLKFAGRRQRKYWLWGEESTVPWTLRDAGRILQLIGLSQQADLPAGAITPSQQRLLEIGMALATRPKLLLLDEVAAGLTEAEIDNMAHLIRRLRDELDLTVVWIEHAVRVLLRHVERVIVLHQGRKIADGTPHEVVHDPEVVEAYLGDEMTEEQPA, encoded by the coding sequence TTGGGGCGGCCCGGCGCGGCCGCCCGCATCGTCCTGGACGCGCGCGACGTCACGGTGCGCTTCGGCGGCCTGGTGGCGGTCGACGCGGTGAGCGCCACGTTCCGCGCCGGCGAGCTGGTGGGCATCATCGGCCCCAACGGCGCCGGCAAGACCACCTTCTTCAACGCCATCTCCGGCGTGCAGGCGCCCACCTCGGGCCGGATGGTCGTGCTGGGCGATGACCTCACCGGCAAAGGTCCGCACCGCTACGCCGCGCACGGCCTCGCGCGCACGTTCCAGACCCCGCGCGTCTTCGCCGACATGCCGGTGGCCGCCAACATCGCCTTCGGCCTGAAGTTCGCGGGACGCCGTCAGCGCAAGTACTGGTTGTGGGGCGAGGAGAGCACCGTGCCCTGGACCCTGCGCGACGCCGGGCGCATCCTGCAGCTGATCGGCCTGTCGCAGCAGGCGGACCTTCCGGCCGGTGCGATCACGCCGTCGCAGCAGCGGCTGCTCGAGATCGGCATGGCGCTGGCGACACGGCCGAAGCTGCTGCTGCTCGATGAAGTGGCGGCGGGCCTGACCGAGGCGGAGATCGACAACATGGCGCACCTGATCCGCCGGCTGCGGGACGAACTGGACCTGACGGTCGTGTGGATCGAGCACGCCGTGCGGGTGCTGCTGCGGCACGTCGAGCGCGTGATCGTGCTGCACCAGGGCCGCAAGATCGCCGACGGCACGCCGCACGAAGTGGTGCACGACCCCGAGGTGGTCGAAGCGTACCTGGGCGACGAGATGACCGAGGAGCAGCCCGCATGA
- a CDS encoding branched-chain amino acid ABC transporter permease, producing MTSRQLLVRDILVLFGLTGWALALPYWGSDFIVSLALTCLMYIALSSSWALFCGFTRYLSLATSAFFGIGAYACALSLETMPWGQAIALGAGLAALVAVLMGAAVLHLRGTYFAVLTFGMTELIRHGVTYFEKSVTGTVGRVLTVVPERDTVYLTVLALAMSVVAVSIWVRRTRFGLALAGIGADEQRAQTLGVNTRWVKLAGFAMTAAFAGAIGAAMSVRWTYIDPVTVFNPFIGFQTVLIALIGGALTLWGPLIAAIVFSLLAETLRLQAPQVYMMTLGLLLILSVLYLPGGLASLRWDTLRGWWRDAGAWWKERRYEWSGDKARDKQRARERRLV from the coding sequence ATGACGAGTCGCCAACTCCTCGTGCGCGACATTCTCGTGCTGTTCGGCCTGACCGGCTGGGCGCTGGCCCTGCCCTACTGGGGAAGCGATTTCATCGTCTCGCTGGCGCTCACCTGCCTGATGTACATCGCCCTGTCCTCCAGCTGGGCCCTGTTCTGCGGCTTCACGCGCTACCTGTCGCTGGCGACGTCGGCCTTCTTCGGCATCGGCGCGTATGCGTGCGCGCTGTCGCTGGAGACAATGCCTTGGGGCCAGGCCATTGCGCTCGGCGCCGGGCTTGCCGCGCTGGTCGCGGTGCTGATGGGCGCGGCGGTGCTTCACCTGCGCGGCACCTACTTCGCCGTGCTGACGTTCGGGATGACGGAGCTGATCCGCCACGGCGTCACCTATTTCGAGAAAAGCGTCACCGGCACCGTCGGGCGCGTGCTCACCGTCGTGCCCGAGCGCGACACGGTCTACCTCACCGTGCTGGCGCTCGCGATGTCCGTCGTTGCGGTCTCGATCTGGGTGCGCCGCACTCGATTCGGGCTGGCGCTGGCCGGCATCGGCGCGGACGAGCAGCGCGCGCAGACGCTGGGCGTGAACACGCGCTGGGTCAAGCTGGCCGGATTCGCGATGACCGCGGCTTTCGCGGGCGCGATCGGCGCCGCCATGTCGGTGCGCTGGACCTACATCGACCCGGTCACGGTGTTCAATCCCTTCATCGGGTTCCAGACCGTGCTGATCGCGCTGATCGGCGGCGCGCTGACGCTGTGGGGCCCGCTGATCGCCGCCATCGTCTTCAGCCTGCTGGCCGAGACGCTGCGGCTGCAGGCGCCACAGGTCTACATGATGACGCTGGGCCTGCTGCTGATCCTGTCGGTGCTGTACCTGCCCGGCGGCCTGGCTTCGCTGCGGTGGGACACGCTGCGCGGCTGGTGGCGCGACGCCGGGGCGTGGTGGAAGGAGCGCCGCTACGAGTGGAGCGGCGACAAGGCGCGCGACAAGCAGCGGGCCCGGGAGCGCCGCCTTGTCTAG
- a CDS encoding branched-chain amino acid ABC transporter permease: protein MSLGAWLELLTSGLITGGIYALVALGLNLQYGLMRILNIAHGEFLMVGAYLTWMVQTSFGIHPLVMVPVSFALLMALGLAVHFLCFRRLTATSPNLDVFEARGLMVAFGLMFLVQNFVNWIWGGDLRGYEFLTEPVRFGGAQFAANKLLVFALSLLFAGAMIVLLRMTLLGKGVRALMQSPVGAQLVGINTRMLHPLMFGIGLGLSGVAGCLLSMAYTISPSMGEPYTVTALIVITLGGFGSMSGALAGGLLLGVVEALGMHFTNPSLKALLSYAVFIAVLLLRPEGLFTRKSRKA, encoded by the coding sequence ATCTCCCTCGGCGCCTGGCTCGAACTCCTCACCTCCGGCCTGATCACGGGCGGCATCTACGCGCTCGTCGCCCTCGGGCTGAACCTGCAGTACGGGCTGATGCGCATCCTGAACATCGCCCATGGCGAGTTCCTGATGGTGGGCGCGTACCTGACCTGGATGGTCCAGACCTCCTTCGGCATCCACCCGCTGGTGATGGTGCCGGTGTCGTTCGCGCTGCTCATGGCGCTCGGGCTCGCCGTCCATTTCCTGTGCTTTCGCCGCCTCACGGCCACCTCCCCGAACCTGGATGTCTTCGAGGCCCGCGGCCTGATGGTCGCCTTCGGCCTGATGTTCCTGGTGCAGAACTTCGTCAACTGGATCTGGGGCGGCGACCTGCGCGGCTACGAGTTCCTCACCGAGCCGGTTCGGTTCGGCGGCGCGCAGTTCGCGGCCAACAAACTGCTGGTGTTCGCCCTTTCCTTGCTGTTCGCGGGCGCGATGATCGTGCTGCTGCGGATGACGCTGCTGGGCAAGGGCGTGCGGGCGCTGATGCAGTCGCCGGTCGGCGCGCAGCTGGTCGGCATCAACACGCGGATGCTGCATCCGCTGATGTTCGGCATCGGCCTGGGGCTGTCGGGCGTCGCGGGCTGCCTGCTGTCCATGGCCTACACGATCTCGCCCTCGATGGGCGAGCCCTACACCGTCACCGCGCTGATCGTCATCACGCTCGGCGGCTTCGGCAGCATGTCGGGCGCGCTCGCGGGCGGACTGCTGCTCGGCGTGGTGGAAGCGCTCGGCATGCACTTCACCAATCCCTCGCTCAAGGCGCTGCTGTCGTACGCGGTCTTCATCGCCGTGCTGCTGCTGCGGCCCGAAGGGCTGTTCACGCGAAAGAGCCGCAAGGCATGA
- a CDS encoding amino acid ABC transporter substrate-binding protein, translated as MSQRTSFNPSNRRQFIRGAAAAVGAMSVAPHLIAQSGPVRVGYAIARTGPWTGGAQVSQEPNYLLWAEQQNAAGGLDVKGVKRQIELISSDDRSEVETVVRTYEKLMGSDKVDLVLPPWGSNANFAVAPLANRFGYPFLAPTALSRRLVEMKLPYFFLLLQQPKPMCDALVDMLKANGAKTAACIYVDDLFGLENYAALKVALAGSGIQLVQDTSYPGGVKDLSPTLRSIKDKNPDAFIGFTYPPDTILASRQAKEVGFNPKFFYASVGTAFQLYKNVMTPAGAEGVLGMGSWNAKTSPGAKAYFEAHTRKFGGKEPDRWASGHCWAGLEILTSAVKQVGLDRKAMRDYIANTTHKTIIGDVKFTGSENTATPGTVGQWQNGEMEVVWPPKVATAKLNPAKPAWK; from the coding sequence ATGTCCCAGCGCACGAGCTTCAATCCCAGCAACCGCCGCCAGTTCATCCGCGGCGCCGCCGCGGCGGTCGGCGCGATGTCGGTCGCGCCCCACCTGATCGCCCAGTCGGGCCCGGTGCGGGTGGGCTACGCGATCGCCCGCACGGGCCCGTGGACGGGCGGCGCGCAGGTCAGCCAGGAACCCAACTACCTGCTGTGGGCCGAGCAGCAGAACGCCGCCGGCGGCCTGGACGTGAAGGGCGTCAAGCGCCAGATCGAGCTGATCAGCAGCGACGACCGCAGCGAGGTCGAGACCGTCGTGCGCACCTACGAGAAGCTGATGGGCAGCGACAAGGTCGACCTGGTGCTGCCGCCGTGGGGCAGCAACGCCAACTTCGCTGTCGCGCCGCTGGCCAACCGCTTCGGCTATCCGTTCCTCGCTCCCACGGCGCTGTCACGGCGGCTGGTCGAGATGAAGCTGCCCTACTTCTTCCTGCTGCTGCAGCAACCCAAGCCGATGTGCGATGCGCTGGTCGACATGCTCAAGGCCAACGGCGCGAAGACGGCGGCCTGCATCTACGTGGACGACCTGTTCGGGCTGGAGAACTACGCGGCGCTGAAGGTGGCGCTGGCCGGCAGCGGCATCCAGCTGGTGCAGGACACCAGCTACCCGGGCGGCGTGAAGGACCTGTCGCCCACGCTGCGATCGATCAAGGACAAGAACCCCGACGCGTTCATCGGCTTCACCTACCCGCCCGACACCATCCTCGCCAGCCGCCAGGCCAAGGAAGTCGGCTTCAACCCGAAGTTCTTCTACGCCTCGGTCGGCACTGCGTTCCAGCTTTACAAGAACGTCATGACGCCCGCGGGCGCCGAAGGCGTGCTGGGCATGGGTTCCTGGAACGCGAAGACCAGCCCCGGCGCGAAGGCGTACTTCGAGGCGCACACCAGGAAGTTCGGCGGCAAGGAGCCGGACCGCTGGGCGAGCGGCCACTGCTGGGCCGGGCTGGAGATCCTGACCAGCGCCGTCAAGCAGGTGGGCCTGGACCGCAAGGCGATGCGCGACTACATCGCGAACACCACGCACAAGACCATCATCGGCGACGTCAAGTTCACCGGCAGCGAGAACACCGCCACGCCGGGCACGGTGGGGCAGTGGCAGAACGGCGAGATGGAGGTCGTGTGGCCGCCGAAGGTGGCGACGGCGAAGCTCAATCCGGCCAAGCCGGCCTGGAAGTAG
- a CDS encoding helix-turn-helix domain-containing protein, with protein MAESLSFTTDAVAPRDRAPQWCEWVWQHFGGLGSDLYGDTQFDGQLVASHAGDVILTRLEANRHRVLRTPGMARTSDTAYLKIVAPWQGSATVQQQGREACARAGAWVIYDTTAAYEIANPERVDHLIVMVPKDAVIERALRVDGVMARRLGASGISRVALETMRNTYQELPHMSEAAARGAGEMIKQLVQLSLMELAGLETAVTQREALRDRIRAHVQQHLRDPELSVDTVARALNCSRRHLYNAFSGEGESIAAFIQRLRLEACIRELQHSGANARPITDIALSWGFGNPSHFSRVFRDHTGMTPSAFRHAPVR; from the coding sequence ATGGCCGAGTCCCTGAGCTTCACCACCGATGCCGTCGCGCCGCGCGACCGCGCGCCGCAGTGGTGCGAGTGGGTGTGGCAGCACTTCGGCGGCCTCGGCTCGGACCTGTATGGCGATACCCAATTCGACGGGCAACTGGTCGCTTCGCACGCGGGCGACGTCATCCTCACGCGGCTGGAAGCCAACCGCCACCGGGTGCTGCGCACGCCGGGCATGGCGCGAACCAGCGACACGGCCTACCTGAAGATCGTCGCGCCGTGGCAGGGCAGCGCCACCGTCCAGCAACAGGGCCGCGAGGCCTGCGCCCGCGCTGGCGCCTGGGTGATCTACGACACCACGGCCGCCTACGAGATCGCGAACCCGGAGCGCGTCGACCACCTGATCGTGATGGTGCCCAAGGACGCGGTGATCGAGCGCGCATTGCGCGTCGACGGCGTGATGGCTCGCCGCCTGGGCGCCAGCGGAATCTCGCGCGTGGCGCTGGAGACGATGCGCAACACCTACCAGGAGCTGCCGCACATGAGCGAGGCGGCCGCGCGCGGTGCCGGCGAGATGATCAAGCAGCTGGTGCAGCTCTCCCTGATGGAACTCGCCGGCCTGGAAACGGCCGTCACGCAACGCGAGGCCTTGCGCGACCGCATCCGCGCGCACGTGCAGCAGCACCTGCGCGACCCGGAGCTCTCGGTGGACACGGTCGCGCGTGCGCTGAACTGCAGCCGGCGGCACCTGTACAACGCTTTTTCCGGCGAGGGCGAGTCGATCGCGGCGTTCATCCAGAGACTGCGGCTGGAGGCTTGCATCCGCGAGCTGCAGCACTCCGGTGCGAACGCGCGGCCGATCACGGACATCGCGCTGTCCTGGGGCTTCGGCAACCCTTCGCATTTCAGCCGCGTGTTCCGCGACCACACCGGCATGACGCCTTCCGCGTTCCGCCACGCGCCGGTCCGCTGA
- the pyrC gene encoding dihydroorotase, with translation MADSFTITRPDDWHLHVRDGAALAAVVPHSAAQFARAIVMPNLKPPVTTAQQAAAYRERVRAAVPRGIAFEPLMTLYLTDNLPPEEIRRAREAGVAAVKLYPAGATTNSDFGVTDIRKTARTLEAMQREGLPLLVHGEVTSPDVDLFDREAVFIDEQLIPLRRDFPGLKIVMEHITTREAAQYIRDADRLTAATITAHHLLYNRNAIFTGGIRPHYYCLPVLKREVHRVALVEAATSGSPKFFLGTDSAPHASHLKEHALGCAGCYTGHAAMELYAEAFEAAGALDRLEGFASFYGADFYGLPRNTGKLTLKRQEWTVPDTYGFGEAQLKPLRAGEMLRWKAA, from the coding sequence ATGGCCGACTCCTTCACGATCACCCGCCCCGACGACTGGCACCTGCACGTGCGCGACGGCGCCGCCCTCGCGGCGGTGGTGCCGCATTCGGCGGCACAGTTCGCGCGCGCGATCGTCATGCCCAACCTCAAGCCGCCCGTCACCACCGCGCAGCAGGCGGCCGCGTACCGGGAGCGGGTCCGCGCAGCGGTCCCCAGGGGCATCGCGTTCGAACCGCTGATGACGCTCTACCTCACGGACAACCTGCCGCCGGAGGAGATCCGCCGGGCGCGCGAAGCGGGCGTCGCCGCGGTCAAGCTCTATCCGGCCGGCGCCACGACCAACAGCGACTTCGGCGTGACCGACATCCGCAAGACGGCGCGCACGCTCGAAGCGATGCAACGCGAGGGCCTGCCGCTGCTGGTGCACGGCGAGGTCACCTCACCGGACGTGGACCTGTTCGACCGCGAGGCGGTGTTCATCGACGAGCAGCTGATCCCGCTGCGGCGCGACTTCCCCGGCCTCAAGATCGTGATGGAGCACATCACCACCCGCGAGGCCGCGCAGTACATCCGCGATGCCGACCGCCTGACCGCCGCGACCATCACCGCGCACCACCTGCTCTACAACCGCAATGCCATCTTCACCGGCGGCATCCGGCCGCACTACTACTGCCTGCCGGTGCTCAAGCGCGAGGTGCACCGCGTCGCGCTGGTGGAGGCGGCGACCTCCGGCAGCCCGAAGTTCTTCCTGGGCACCGACAGCGCGCCGCATGCCTCGCACCTGAAGGAGCATGCGCTCGGTTGCGCCGGTTGCTACACGGGGCATGCGGCGATGGAGCTGTATGCCGAAGCCTTCGAAGCCGCCGGCGCCCTCGACCGGCTGGAGGGTTTCGCCAGCTTCTACGGCGCCGACTTCTACGGCCTGCCGCGCAACACCGGCAAGCTGACGCTGAAACGCCAGGAATGGACGGTGCCCGACACCTATGGGTTCGGCGAAGCGCAGCTCAAGCCGCTGCGCGCCGGCGAAATGCTGCGGTGGAAAGCGGCCTGA
- a CDS encoding NYN domain-containing protein — protein sequence MSPNARPAAALLIDADNLSPEVAEKAIADLAKRGLMVSVLRAYGSPETLAAAREVLQKHAARVVVNQGKGTTDAALVVDAMDLLHSNGLPDIVAIGSSDGDFAPLAVRLRESGRHVLCYAQGHKADLGVLQRVYAEVIPLAPGKAARAAPAPAPAPAAAPAATSAARKSGRKTTSAAGRKAAAAPAEAPDIASSVWSLLEEIPGFADGEAVELNAVVKKLRDAKAMTRSATAPSFFKKLGLPVELMPARAPNKLRRLDAVA from the coding sequence GTGAGCCCGAACGCCCGGCCCGCAGCGGCACTCCTGATCGACGCCGACAACCTGTCGCCCGAAGTGGCCGAGAAGGCGATCGCCGATCTCGCCAAGCGCGGGCTGATGGTCTCTGTGCTGCGTGCCTACGGCAGCCCTGAAACGCTCGCGGCGGCGCGCGAGGTATTGCAGAAGCATGCCGCGCGCGTGGTGGTGAACCAGGGCAAGGGAACCACCGATGCGGCGCTGGTCGTGGACGCGATGGATCTCCTGCATTCCAACGGGCTGCCCGACATCGTCGCCATCGGTTCGAGCGATGGTGATTTCGCTCCCCTGGCCGTCCGGCTGCGCGAGTCCGGCCGCCACGTCCTGTGCTACGCCCAGGGACACAAGGCCGACCTCGGCGTGCTGCAGCGCGTCTATGCCGAAGTGATCCCGCTGGCCCCCGGCAAGGCGGCGCGCGCTGCTCCCGCCCCGGCGCCCGCACCGGCCGCAGCGCCGGCTGCGACCAGCGCTGCTCGCAAGTCAGGCAGGAAAACCACCAGCGCGGCGGGCCGGAAGGCGGCGGCCGCACCCGCCGAGGCGCCTGACATCGCGTCATCTGTCTGGTCGTTGCTGGAGGAGATACCGGGCTTCGCGGACGGCGAGGCGGTGGAACTCAACGCCGTGGTCAAGAAGCTGCGCGACGCGAAAGCCATGACGCGCAGCGCCACCGCGCCCAGCTTCTTCAAGAAGCTCGGCCTGCCCGTCGAACTGATGCCGGCGCGCGCGCCCAACAAGCTGCGGCGCCTGGACGCCGTTGCCTGA
- a CDS encoding DUF3025 domain-containing protein: protein MPDRLDWQAPWYAAWREPGRAVEQLLAGSALLQDALNAGAPAPVRFVPQDALPEGTPYEQFIFERRQCPTRDNLHDFFNGLVWHRMPRAKARLNELQASEIAAHGIGDRRGPVRDAITLFDENGALLEAPQPLWYALIERDWNRLFIELRPQWQHARVLVFGHALLEKLAAPRKDLTAHVWCEPCALDSVEAADAWLAGRCTPERLAGKPFTPLPLSGIPGWDAANQNFSFYEDSVVFRPRRR, encoded by the coding sequence TTGCCTGACCGCCTCGACTGGCAGGCGCCCTGGTACGCGGCCTGGCGCGAGCCGGGGAGGGCGGTCGAGCAACTCCTCGCCGGATCCGCGTTGTTGCAGGACGCACTCAACGCAGGGGCTCCGGCTCCGGTCCGTTTCGTGCCGCAGGACGCGCTCCCCGAAGGAACGCCCTACGAGCAGTTCATCTTCGAACGCCGTCAATGCCCCACGCGCGACAACCTGCACGACTTCTTCAACGGCCTGGTCTGGCATCGCATGCCGCGTGCCAAGGCGCGGCTGAACGAGTTGCAGGCGAGCGAGATCGCCGCGCACGGCATCGGCGACAGACGCGGGCCGGTACGCGATGCGATCACGCTGTTCGACGAGAACGGCGCCCTGCTGGAGGCGCCGCAGCCCCTGTGGTACGCGCTGATCGAACGCGACTGGAACCGGCTCTTCATCGAGCTGCGGCCGCAGTGGCAGCACGCGCGCGTGCTCGTCTTCGGCCACGCGCTGCTGGAGAAGCTGGCCGCGCCGCGCAAGGACCTCACCGCCCATGTCTGGTGCGAGCCCTGCGCGCTGGACAGCGTAGAAGCGGCCGACGCCTGGCTGGCCGGGCGCTGCACGCCGGAGCGGCTGGCCGGCAAGCCGTTCACCCCGTTGCCGCTGTCGGGCATCCCGGGCTGGGATGCGGCCAACCAGAACTTTTCGTTCTACGAGGACTCTGTGGTGTTCCGGCCGCGCAGGCGGTGA
- the htpX gene encoding protease HtpX, whose translation MKRIVLFLATNLAVVVVLGIVASLLGVNRYLTANGLNLGALLGFAFVMGFGGAIISLLLSKTIAKWSSGVHLITGSEGPDERWIVETVRRFADKAGIGMPEVGVFQGEPNAFATGAFKNNALVAVSTGLLQGMTREEVEAVIGHEVAHIANGDMVTMTLIQGVMNTFVVFLSRVIGYLVDSWLSRGERSGPGIGYMVTTIVLDILLGFLAAIIVAWFSRQREFRADRGSAQLMGRRQPMINALARLGGMVPGELPKGLQSMGITSGVGKLFSTHPPIEERIAALQAAQA comes from the coding sequence ATGAAACGCATCGTCCTGTTCCTGGCCACCAACCTCGCGGTCGTGGTGGTGCTCGGGATCGTCGCCAGCCTGCTGGGCGTCAACCGGTATCTCACGGCCAACGGCCTGAACCTGGGCGCACTGCTGGGCTTCGCCTTCGTCATGGGCTTCGGCGGCGCGATCATCTCGCTGCTGCTGTCCAAGACGATCGCCAAGTGGAGCTCGGGCGTCCACCTGATCACCGGCAGCGAGGGCCCGGACGAGCGCTGGATCGTCGAGACGGTGCGCCGCTTCGCCGACAAGGCCGGCATCGGCATGCCGGAGGTCGGCGTGTTCCAGGGCGAGCCCAACGCGTTCGCCACCGGTGCGTTCAAGAACAACGCGCTGGTCGCGGTCTCCACCGGCCTGCTGCAGGGCATGACGCGCGAGGAGGTCGAGGCGGTCATCGGCCACGAAGTGGCGCACATCGCCAACGGCGACATGGTGACGATGACGCTGATCCAGGGCGTGATGAACACGTTCGTCGTGTTCCTGTCGCGCGTGATCGGCTACCTGGTGGACAGCTGGCTCAGCCGTGGCGAGCGCTCGGGCCCGGGCATCGGCTACATGGTCACCACCATCGTGCTGGACATCCTGCTGGGCTTCCTGGCCGCCATCATCGTGGCCTGGTTCTCGCGGCAGCGCGAGTTCCGCGCCGACCGCGGTTCGGCCCAGCTGATGGGGCGGCGCCAGCCGATGATCAATGCGCTGGCGCGCCTGGGCGGCATGGTGCCGGGCGAATTGCCCAAGGGCCTGCAGTCCATGGGCATCACGTCCGGCGTGGGCAAGCTGTTCTCGACGCACCCGCCGATCGAGGAGCGTATCGCCGCGCTGCAGGCGGCCCAGGCCTGA